The genome window GACCAGGCCAGAGCCCCACTGACCCTGGCCCCGCCTTGCACAGAACAACAAGGTGCAGCCGGACCTGAATATCCTGCAGGTGTGGAGCCAGGGACTGTCCGGCCAGGGCATCGTGGTCTCTGTCCTGGATGACGGCATCGAGAAGGACCACCCAGACCTCTGGGCCAACTACGTGAGTCCATGGGGCCGGGTCAGGGCTTCCTCACGTCCCAAGGCCTGTCACAGCCCCTTCaagtccccaccctcccccaggacCCCCTGGCCAGCTATGACTTCAACGACTACGACCCAGACCCCCAGCCGAGATACACGCCCAGTGATGAGAACCGGTGAGCCTAGTGTCCCACAGGGCAAGGGGGCAGCTCCTGGTATCCCTAGGGGGCCGAGGGGGCTGTGACGGGAACCTGTCTCTGACTTGGCATCAGGCACGGAACCCGCTGTGCTGGGGAAGTGGCAGCGATAGCAAACAACAGGTTCTGTGGCACTGGCGTCGCCTACAACGCCCGTATCGGAGGTACTCAGGCTCTCGCCGGGGACAGACTCAGGCCCGCGGCCCGGGGTAGCTGCAAATACCCGGGAGAGTTGGCAGAGagctggggaggaagcctctgggTGCCACATGCTCATCCCTGGGCCATGCTGAGCACCCCCAGACACCCCCAGCCCCGGGCACAGGCAGGATGCCCACAGAGGCCACCTCCGCTGCCCACACAGGGGTGCGCATGCTGGACGGGACCATCACGGATGTCATCGAGGCCCAGTCACTGAGCCTGCAGCCGCAGCACATCCACATCTACAGCGCCAGCTGGGGCCCTGAGGACGATGGCCGCACGGTGGACGGCCCGGGCATCCTCACCCGAGAGGCCTTTAGGCGTGGTGTGACCAAGGTGAGCGGGCGCGGGGCACAGAGGCCTGGGCCTGTGTGGGAGGCCCACGCTCCATcccagtctctgtccctgtccctcGTCTGCAGGGCCGCGGCGGGCTGGGCACCCTCTTCATCTGGGCCTCAGGCAACGGTGGCCTGCACTATGACAACTGCAACTGTGACGGCTACACCAACAGCATCCACACGCTCTCCGTGGGCAGCACCACCCAGCAGGGCCACGTGCCCTGGTACAGTGAGGCTTGCGCCTCCACACTCACCACTACCTTCAGCAGCGGCGTGGCCACAGACCCCCAAATTGTGAGTGCCTGCCCAGTGCCCTCTCGCAGCCGGACCTGCCCACCCAACCTGGCTCACCTGGTCCCCCgccttccctcctcccagggcTGCCCTGTGGGCGCCTGACACACAGACTGGGgtcccagggccaggctgcatgGTGGTTGCCCCTTCACACACCCTCATGTCTCCCAGGAGGGCAGGCACCCTGTTCAGGGCCCTGAGCCCGCTGTCCTGCTCTGTGGTGCCTCTTGTTTGAAGCCCTTGGGACTTTGTGAACCAGGCAGGGTTTTCGTGTGCGCTGGCCCCTGAGTCCCTCTCTGTGCCCCCAGGTCACCACAGACCTGCACCACCGGTGCACGGACAAGCACACAGGCACCTCGGCCTCTGCGCCGCTGGCCGCGGGCATGATCGCCCTGGCTCTGGAGGCCAAGTAGGTGCCAATAGGGCCCCACATACTGCCTGTGCCccctggcctggccccagctTACCTGCCTTCACCCCCTCCCAGCCCGTTCTTGACGTGGAGGGACATGCAGCATCTGGTGGTTCGTGCGTCCAGGCCGGCTCAGCTCCAGGCTGAGGACTGGAGGACCAACGGTGTGGGACGCCAAGGTGCGGCAGGaccgggcgggggtgggggtgccgtGACCACAGGGCGGTGACAGCTGCCCCCCCACAGTGAGCCACCACTACGGCTATGGGCTGCTGGACGCCGGGCTGCTGGTGGGCCTGGCCCGGACGTGGCTGCCCACGCAACCCCAAAAGAAATGCACCGTCCACATTGTTCACACTCCCACGTGAGCACCGCCTCTGCCCAGTCCCTGTGCTCAcctgccacctccccagccctcccccaacACCTACCACATCCCCTAGTCTTCCCCCTACCTGCCTGGCCACCACCTGCCAACTCCCACCTGGGGCGTGGACACATGGGGGGCAGGCCCTgaggcctcagtttacccatttGTACAAGGAGAGGGCAAGTCTCATGATCTGAGCCCAGACCCTGATTGATGgcagcccatcccccagcagGCCAGCAGGAGTGGCCTTCAGTATTGACACGGACACCGACCCCGGCCCCGACACTGAAGTTGCGGCCCCCAGCCCCATCCTGCAGCGGATGCATGTGAGGAAGAACGTGTCGGCCTGCGCCGGCCAGGCCAACTACATCCGCTCACTGGAGCACGTGCAGGTGCAGCTGTCCCTATCCTACAGCCGCCGCGGGGACCTGGAAATCTCACTCACCAGCCCCATGGGCACCCGCTCCACGCTCGTGGCCGTCAGGTGCGGGCCCAGGGGACCAGCCCTGGGCACAAATGCTGTCTCCTTCCTGAGTGACCCCACTTGGAGGGGCCAAGGGCAAAGTGgaccccacccctgcctgtgGGGGCTGGTCCCTTGCCAGCATGTGGCACCACAGTCAGACACTTCCTGTGCTCAGCGCCCTGCAGGACTGTGGGTctgagcccctccccacctccaccttccTGTCTGTCCCAGACCCTTGGATGCCAGCGGCCAAGGCTACAACAGCTGGATCTTCATGTCCACCCACTTCTGGGATGAGAACCCGCGGGGCTCGTGGACCCTGGGCCTGGAGAACAAGGGCTACTACTTCAACACAGGTGACGGCCGCACGCGGGCTGGAGCTGGCCCCCACCCGCCCCAAGCCCTGGGGCCAGCCTCCTGAACCCTGCACAGGGGCTCCCAGTGGTCTCCTCGGAGAGACTAAGCAGGCACGTCTGGTGCATAGTGGGTGTTCACTTACCAGCCCGCAGCAGGTGTTCAGGTGCTAGGGAGCAATGGGTGCCCACAGCGTGCAGACGGTGCCAGGCGGCCCGGGGCACCGTCTGAGTCTGCGGATCTGGGATGGAGTGCGGGTGGCAGGGGTAGGGGGCCCAGAATGGCAGGACCAGGCTGCCAACAGTCTCTCCCCCTCCTTTCGGTGCCCACCGCGACCCCTGCCCAGGGACGCTGTACCGCTACACTCTGCTCCTCTACGGGACGGCTGAGGATATGACGGCgcggcccccaggcccccaggtgaCCAGCAGCGCGTGTGTGCAGCGGGACACGGAGGGGCTGTGCCAGGGTGAGTGCCCGGCGCGGCAGGGCCCGCCCGCTGGGAGGTGGCGGGCAGTGTGCGTGTGCAGCCCGGGGTGGCGGGTAGGCTGCGGCAGTGGGTCATGGCCTCACAGCCCTGTGGACGTGTCTCTTGTGCAGAATGCCACAGCCCTGCCTACATCCTGGGCCACCTCTGCCTCTCCCACTGCCCGCCAAGGTACTTCAACCACACGCAGCAGGCGGTGACTGCGGGGCCTGGAGGCCCAGACGCCCCTGCCCTGCAGATGTGCTCCAGCTGCCACTCGTCCTGCTACACCTGCCGCGGCAGCTCCCCGCTGGACTGCACCTCCTGCCCGCCTCCATCCACGCTGGATGAGCAGCGGGGCTCCTGCTCTGGACCTGCCCCCACCAAGGGCCGCTCCCAGCCCACCGTGACTGCCTGCCCCCGCTGCCATGGGCGAGCCCTGGCCCTGGTGCTGGCCCTGCTGGCCGTGGCATTCGGGAACTCCCTCCTCTGCAGCATCCTTCTCGCGGGCTGCCTGCTGCTGTGTGTCGGACCTGCCAGCAGTGGGGGCCACCCTGGTCACCACTCCAGGCCCCACTGCAGGCTGAAACCCAGAGAAGTCTGACTAGGAGAGCCAGCGTGCGCCTCAGCCCAGCCCCGGTGGGCACCACTGTCCTGCTGCCCGGACCGGCACCCTGTGGGAAACTGTCCCTGAAAGGCCCTGGCTGCCACTGAGGCCCACAGGCCAGAGGCAGGGGTGTGGGGTCGGGCTCAGCAGGTCCAGGTGGAAGGGAAAAAGAGAGCCAGAAGTCAGTTGCACAGTTCAGGTGGGGTCGGGGTGAGATAGGCCAGAGGCAGGTGGGCGaccaccctcccttcctccctggtcCCAGAATGGGGGAAGGCGGGGAGAACACATGACAACATCCAGAGTCTCAGGCACCGCGTCCCACTGGAGTTGGCAAATAAAGGTTGAATAGGAGGTGCAGGTCTTGTGGGCTCCTTTGGGGCGTCAAACTCTTCTTCACGGCATGGTTGGTGGTTCCCCCACATCTCACATGGAAACCATCTTCCCCCCAGTGTCAGTCTCTGGAGGACCCAGGAGCCCGCAGAGGAAAAGGGGTCAGTGGGGCCCAGAGTCCCAGCCGTGGAGGGCCGGGGAGGGCAGGGTCCCCAGGGAGTAATCCCACCCACGTGCTGTAAGGCCTCTGAGTCCCAGGATTCCCTCCGCCACTGCTCTAAGCCCTCCTCCATCCTTGTGAGTGAGTTTCTCTGGAACTCCGGGAACTAACAGAGTGTGATTCGTAAATGACGATTCACACGGCCTTCTACCCCTGCTGGCAGTCAACGGTTCCCCATTGTACATTTTCTCCATTCTTCGAGGTCCTTGGGAGGCTGCTGGGACCATGGCTAGGGGTACATGGCTCTCAtcactccctcccccaccccagcctcaacTTCCCCATCTGGAAATTGGGTTCTCCATCTCTCTAGGACAGAAAGAGGATCCTGAGGTACAGGAAGGGGGCAGTGGGAAAGGGTGTGGACAGAGCTATTAAGAGTCCCTCCTCTGTCCTCGCACCAGTGGGGTGGGGACTCATCTGGCCTGATTTTCAGAGTAGGGAGGCTGGTTGTGCCTCACCCATGGACTCCCAGAAGCAGTCCTGGGTTGTTGCAGGAGCCCCAGGGTCCACCCCCTCCAGTGGCCCTGGGCATCTGGGGATCTGCTCGGCCACCAGGCTCATTTTGGCCAGTCTCAAGCCTTGAACAGAATGAGGCTCTGTCGAGAGCTGCAAGCAGGTGGCCGGTGAGGGAGGACACAGCCTCATCTCCCTCCCTTGACCTTGCCAGATGCCCTCCCAGGCCTCCCAATGCACCCAGAGTCCCACAGGCTCGGACCCTTACTCCGGATTTACATCTGAGATGGAGCCTGTCCCTGCGGGTCCAGGCTGCGTGTCCAGAGGCACCTGGCCTCCTCCTCAGAGCCTTGGTGGCTGCACCTGTGCGACAGCATTAAGCCTCACCTAACACTCCCGGGGGTCAGGCTCAAATGAGGTCATTTTCCCATCTGCACCACAGTAAGCGCCACAAACATGCCAGAAACAGACAGTTCCACAGACAATTAAATAGAGAGTTACCTTGTgccccagcaattctgctcccaGGTATGTACCTAAGGAAACCAAAAACACAGTTGCACAAAAACCTGTGCAGGGATGCTCACAGCAGCCTGTAGCAGTCAAaatgtggaaacagcccaaatgtccgtggacaggtgaatgaataaacaacgCAATATGGTCCCTCCACACATGTGAACGTCACTCAGCCATGAATAGGAGAGAAGAACTGACACCCATTACCTCATGGATGAAAACTCACAACgcgagagaagcagacacagaaggacacgcAGTGTGTGACTCCATTTATGTGAAACGTCCAGAACAGGCCAGTCCACAGAGTGTGTTAGAGGGTACCAGGGGCTGAGGAGGGGTGACTGCTGATGGGGATGGGGCTTCCTTTTGGGAATGGTCTGGAGTTAGACTGCGGGCATGGTTGCACAAGGTGcaactctctccctctccccaaaacattgagttgtacactttaaacaggtggactttatggtatgtaaattactttttaaaaataagtcgaAGTAccgttgatttacaatgttgtgtgtaaATTACTTTTTATAAGTTgcttaaaaacacaaaaacttcCCTCTGCTCTGAGCCAGTCTATCCGTCCTAACCAAGAGGGGAGGGGCCAAAATCACCGTCCAGCGACGCCCCaccttggtggggagggggttttAGAGATGGGAGAGGTGGCCATGACTGGGATGTGGGAGGGAGATGCTGACCCGAGTCCTGTGTCCCAGGCCACCTCACTGGAGAGTGGCACAGTGGGCTTTCACTGAGCGCTCCCTGTGCGCCGGCcacgtggcctgggcctgcacagtaaCTGTCCCATGACAGCCACGTGGGTTGAGGCTCGTGTCCAACTCTGCAGAGAGCCAGGACTCGGATGCCTTGTTAGGCAGCGAGAAGAGCGGGGACTGGACCCTATGCCCACCCCTTGGGTTTCCAGGCCCAGAACTGGGAGGCTGAAGTCGCGTCCTTTGTTCTGGCCCAATCGTTTCTCTTCTCCGATCACTCCCGCCCATGGAGGGCGCGGCCCCTTTAGGAGGGGGCGTGGCTTCGCGGTGGGCGGGAGCAGGAGATGGCAGGAAGTGTGCGTCACGTGCCTATAGGGAGGGTCCGCGCTCCGACCGGAACCGGAAGTGGTTGCTCGGCCGCGGTGGCGGCTTGAGGCGCGCTGCTAGGTGAGGCGGCCGTGGCGCCGGGAGCTTTGGGGGAAGCTGTGGCCTGGGTGGAGCCGGACTCTGAAGCGCCTGTGCCTGGGCTGTTCGCCTCTGGGAGGAGCGGGGCAGGGCGGGCTTCGCCGGGAGCGGAGCCCCGGAGCTTGTGCAGGAGTTCGCTGGGCGGGAGGAACAGCCGGGTCAGCGCTCCCTTCTCCCGCCTCCAAGGATGGGCTCCAAGGCCAAGAAGCGCGTGGTGCTGCCCACCCGCCCGGCGCCCCCCACGGTGGAGCAGATCCTGGAGGACGTGCGCGGGGCCCCCGCCGAGGACCCCGTCTTCACCGCCCTGGCCCGGGAAGGTAGGGCCTAGGCCAAGCAGGGGAGAGGCGGCCTCGAGACCCCAGCAGGAAGAGGCGGGGGAGGCACTTGGCTGCTTTGAAGACATAGAAGCAGAGTTAAGTAgtcaggacagaggctgcctggccttttacagaaaaagcatGTTCACCCCTTGTACAGAAGATAGAATCAGCTAAGTGACTACAGGGTCACGCCTACAGTTGTACggtgaattttgtgttctgctctGTGAAGTTAATTTATTCACTTAACAAACCTTCATTAAGAGCTTATTATGGATCAGGTTCTGTTCTAAGCATTGAAGCAGAGAGgtgaacaaaaaagataaaaatgcctaCCTTCAGGCCATTCTAGTGGGTAGAGACATTACATATAAGTCTCTTGGGAAGGTAGAGAGTGAGAAACGCTttgggaaattttgttttattaagtaATAGTAGAAAATTTAATTCTTTGCCCCACGTGGCCACAGTTTAAGCGTCCAGGAGCCACCCCTGGCCGGTGCTGCTCGGGACGGCCCAGCTGGAGGGCGTTTCCCcgcccggaatgctatgttgcaCCGGGCAGCCCGAGGAACGTAAGTGGCATTTTTTCTGCGACTGCAGCTGGGTCTTCCCAGGCTGCTTGAGCCCCAGGCTAAGAATCATGGACCCAGGTCCCTGGCATTACGAGGTTGGGGAAGCCGGAGCCCGGGCACTGCCAGGGCCCACTTCAGGGGAGAAGTGGCTTCCTTTGCTGGCTTGTGTTTGTGCCTGGGACCACACTTGGCCTCCCTGTGCGCTGTCAGGCTTTCCCGCCCTGTTACTAAGGCGGGTGATAAGGTGATTTTTAATTGAATGCCAGGGTTTCCAGGCCTGTCGAGAGACATGGGACCAGGCAGAGTGGAGGGGAACTCGATGTGTCTCCAGTTTGCCCTGAAGCCTGTGCTCTTTCTGCCCCGCCCCCCATCTCCCGCTCAACAGGCGCGCCCTTTGGGGAGCAGGGTCACTGAGAAGTGCGTGTCACGCCCTCCTTGCTTGCCTCCAACTCCCTGAGTGTTGAGCATCACGAGGTTGCACAACCACGGAGAGGTTTCAGGAGTACAGATGAGAGCCGTCCTGCTCCGTGATTCCATCATGGGGTCAACACCTTTTCCAGGAACTGGAGCCCACCCCAAGGCAGGGCCAGGGGACAGTGGAGTCAGGCCTTTTTCTCTGTGACCTGTCGCCTTCAGTCACATGCTTTCTCTGGGGGGTGAACTGAGTCCTCTCCATGTACAGCGGGCAGTGATGCTGTCATGTCCTGTCCCCAGATTCCCCAGGCCCCTCCGGGAGGGCTGAGGACACAGAGGCCCAGCGGGAGCAGCTCTACCAGCAGAGCCGGGTCTACGTGGCCATGAACCAGAGACTGCGTCAGGCGGGCACCCGGCTGAAGCAGAAGTGTGAGGAGCTGCAGCGAGCTGGCCAGAAGCTGGAGCACGACGTTTGCCAGGTCGGGCAGGTggctctgccaggcactgtggccACCTCCTCAGGCTGACCTGGCCCCCAGGCTCGCCAGAACCTTGGGTCCTCCCCTGAACACCTGACCAGCACACCTCAGACATGAGCCCTGGGTCCCAGAAGCAGGTTCTGCATTTCCCTTCTCCTGTGGCCTAGGCACGGGCCTAGGCCCCAGGGGACACAGCTTGCCCAGGGTGTGTGGCTGCGGCAGGGGCAGTGGGCTTCAGCTGGTCGGGCCCCTCTCTGAGGGTGGGTCTGGGGCGCACACATGTCCTTCACCCCGGAGCTTCTCTCCTGGGGCCCAATAGCCGTGGAGCCTGGACTGGACTTCCTGTGGGCCCAGTACCCGAGGGCCAGTCcagccttcctcccctccttcccctcggGCACCCTGCTTCACTGATCACCCATTCAGCTGAGCTGGCAGAACCCACCCCTCTGGTTCTGGTATATGAACTGGAGGCCCCCAGAGATTCCAGGAGAGGATGGGGGAGTTCAGTCTCCTGCCCCGCCCATGGTGGCCCTGGTTATGAGGAGCAATGGCCCTGCGGGGCCCAGATCTGAGATGGGCCCTAGGGACGGGGGAGCACTCTTCGGGGCCCCGGGCACCCCATCTAAGGCATGGGCACTCCCTCAGGGCAGACACTTGTCTGTCCGTCAGCTGCAGGATTCTGTCTTAATGGGGCGCGAGGCCTGGGCTCCCATGAGAGGATGGGATGGTCAGTTGCTTGCCCGGAGCCCTCACCTCACTGCCCCCACTCCTTGCACACTCCACCTGTGGGCAGGTGGGCGGTGGGGCAGGAAAGAATCTTGAAAAGGGCTTTCACCCTAAAACAGATCCCATGAAGACCAGAGAAGCAGTGGATCTGCGGGAGGTGGCCCCGGGGCCAGGCCTATGGTGGACAACCCCACTGAGCCCCTCAGGTGAAATCCCCATGTCTGGTCACCTGAATGGTGCCTCTGTGAGCCACTCCTTTCTCGGGTTCCTTGGAAGCTTGGGGCAGCACTGGGCCCCACCACGGCAGAGCCCTCAGGTGGGAGATGCTACACGCCCCAGGAGGTGTTGCTCTTTCCCTAAAGAAAGGGTGCCTGCTTAACCCTGAGAGACTCCCCAGAAAAGGAAACATGACCTGGGGTGCACAGGTGTTCACACAGGGCAGGACTGGCTCTGGTTGCAGCTGCAGGTGCTAGGCCGCCTCGTCCAGAGTCAGTTTGCTATCAGCTGGCCCTTGGTTGGGGTGCATCACCCCTCCCTGCCCGGCCCCATCTCCGGGTGAGGACTCCTGTCTTTGGGACACTGTTTACTCTCTGGAGCCCCTCAGGGTCAGGTCACTCCACTGACCTCCTCCCCAGTCCCGTCCCCCGTGCCTGGCATGGGCGCTCTCCCTAAACCCCGGCCCGGCACTGAGCTCTGGGTTCTGCCCTCCCATCCTCGCGCTTCTGGGGAGCAGGGTTCTGCAGGCAGCATTGGACCTGGGGCAGGTTTGGCCAGGTGGAAAGGCCTGTGAAGTTCCCCTCCTGACCCTCGTCCCAGCCATGCCATCTCAGGGCAGCGCCATGGGCAGTGTGGAGTGCGATCTGACAGCTGTTTATTAAAGGTGCACGTGAGACGTCTGGTTCCACAGCCTCCAACCAGATGATGGCTTTACAGTTGGTGGGGGGACAGGCGGGGCTGTATGTACAGGGAGCTGAGTGTGTACACTGAGGAGGCCCAGGACTGAATGGAGACGCGGGTGCAGGAGATGAACCACGGCAGCTCGGCTCGGGCTGCAGCCAGCTGGGCGGTGTGGGTGAGGTAATGCTGAGAATTCAGCACCCAGCTCGGGGTGTCCATCTGCCCCTGGGCTGAGGTCCCCAGCTTGGGTGCCCCATGCCCCCTTGACAGGTGGCCAGGTGGCCAAGCAGCGTCCTGAGGGGTCAGGGCTTCACGGGCAGCATTTGGATCCTCAGTCCCCCAGCTCCGGCCTCAGGTCAATTGTTCAGTGACTGCCAGAGCTGTCTTCTCCAGGAACCTGCTCTGCCCAGGCCCCTGGGCCCCCACTGCCGTGGGTGGAGAAGGCAGAAGTGGCTGCTGGACGAGGATGAGCGGGCCCTGCCTGTGGAGAGAATGCCCAGGGCCGGACAGAGGGCAGGCAGCCGGGGAGGGTCCTCTGTCACCAGTCACGCCACGGCTCTGCTTGCCCGAGAGGTAGCTCTGGGAGGTCTCCCCACGGCCCacgcagggagacaggcacacagcgGCGAGAGCACCGCTCTGGGTCTCACGGTGTGGGgcttgccccaccccacccccaccgccgggTCAGCTGGGGTGGGGACCCATTTCAATGGGGAGGCTGGCTGTAGCCCCCAAGTCTGGGAAGCCTGGAAGACCACCTGGCCCTGCCGTGACGCTGCTGATGGGGACAGGAACCGCAGTTTCTGAGTTTGGCCTGGAGCCCCCAGGTCCAGTGCCCTCTGCTGCCTGCCGGCTCCCCGGGGAGACTCCCCAGAGGCCCCCACTGTGGGTGCCGTCAAAGAAGGAGCATTTGGTGCAGTCTGCAGCCCTTCTGGTCGTGTGTCCTGTTCTGGTCCCTCAGGCAGAGCCCTGGAGTCTGTCCTGCAGGACGGGGTGTTGCAGGAGGGGACACAGCGTGGTCCATGTGCGCTCTAAGCGGCAGCAGCAGCATAGTGTCCGAGGGACGGGACAGTGGTGCCCGTAGGTGGAGACGGCTCCTTCGGCGCCTCTTGACTCAACCCCATGTCCTCTCCTCCCAGAGAAAGGACGttggcccccagcccccaggagcagctctgcgGGGCAGCTGTGATGGCAGACCCGTGGGCCCAGAGCAGCTCTGGCGCAGAGCCAGGCTCTGCAGGGAAGAGGTCGTCAGCTCTTCCTACACAAGGTGTGCTTGGGTGGAGAAGGACCACACACCTGCCTTGGGGTGCGGCCTCTCCTGGCCTCCAGGCCTGCTGTCCACCTCCCTGCCTTGTCTGGTACCAGCTCTCTCACATCTGTCGGCTGTGGTTCCGGGGCTCCAGGTCCCACAGTCCGGAGGCTGGGCGCAGGCTCCACCTTGGATCCCACAGTCACGCTATCCCACAGGGAGGAGCCCCAGACCCAGGGCTCCTCACCTTGGAAAGGAGAGTAAGATTGAAAAAGGAAAGACCAGTGGCTGGGCAGCTGTCTGCCGGGACCtcctctcctgggctgcagtcctgcCGGGGTCACAGCTGCCTCTCCTTGGCCCCTCCCGTTGGTACCTTGCCCACCAGGGCATCTTGACCTTGCCTGCCCAGGTCAGCCAGAGCCCACCCATCGTCCACACACCCCCTTCCGCTTGTTCCTTACCAGTTGCAGGGGTGCCCTGGGTCGCGaccgcaccccacccccaccctcagtcTCCAGGCTCCCTACTTGTCTCTGTCTGGGGCAGGGGCTGCCTTTCTATTGGGCTCAGCTGCACCCCCTCCACACCCCCAGCTGGGGCTGAGAAGGCAGACAAACCAGCTGAGCCATTATTAACAAATTACCCGGTCCTGCCTGTAATTACAGgcttcctcctgtgcctgcatTGCCGCAGCCCCCAGCTGGCAGGCTCCTGCTGGTgccaccctccccagccctgtcccccaccTCGGCGGGCACCGTTACCTCCTTGCAGCTCctgaggtggaggaggggagtgtCATGCTGATCCTGGGCCCAGCAGGGCTGGGAGCCCTGGAGGGCACTGCTGAGGACAGCCCCTGCTAGAAGGGTGGTCCACCGTGGGACCACCTCTAGCAGGGACTTGAGGTCCAGCCTGCCGCTCATTTTCCTTCCGTAGTGCCCACCCCTCTCCCCGGCACAGAAGCAAGCGTCTACGTGTGAGTTGTGAGGCCCATGTGGGCAGGGGTGAGGCTCAGAGGGCGGGCAACTGGCTGGGCAGGCAGGCCCTGGGACCACCCTCGGGGCCGCCAGACCGCTTTGGGCCGGGAGAGGATGTTCTGGAAAGCCAGCTCTGGCCACTATTCCAGGAGGCTGGTGGGGATGGGGACAGGGGCTTTCTCCACGGCAGAGTCAGCGGTGGCTGCCACCATGGGGCTGGGCACGTAATTGAAGGGGGGAACCCGGGCTGAGCGGCTGGGGGAGCCATGCCGGCTGGTAGGAAAGCCCCCTGCGGCCACCCCTAGCCCCTCGTGGACAAAGGGGGTAGGGGTGGGCGCCTTGGCAGGGCTGGGCCCATCCACGTCGCTGCCAAGGAGGGAGGTGGGGCCGCCGGCTATGGTCTGGGGAGGCTCCCTGCTCTCCAGGCTTGGAGACGTGCTGGAGTTGGTCTTGGTGGCAGCGAAGTCCTCTGTCTGGACCACAGCGTCACTGGTCTTGCGCTGCGGTGGGCCAGCCGGGCCCTCCTCGGGTGAGGAGCCCATCAGGGGCAGGGCGGTGGCAGGCAGCGTGCTCCGCAGGATGTGCGGGACATCTTCGTCCCGGATGCGACGCCACGTGGTACCCGGCGCAGCCACCCTGGGCAGTGGCCGGGCCTCCCCGTCACTGCTGCGGCGGGCCGGGTCAGCCGCGGGCCTGGGGGCGGCGCTGTTGGGCCTGGGGGCCATGCTGATGTGGGGCAGAGAGGCGTAGCGCTTGACCGTCTCGGGCCGGGCCGCTGGTGTGCGGACAGGCAGGCGTGATGGGCTCTCGGAGCTGGTGCGCCGGGGCGGCCTCTCGCAGGGGCTGGCCTGGGCTGCGGGGAGCTGCGGTGGGGCCGGGGCCTGCTGGGGGGGCGCCCGCAGCTCGTCGCAGCGCGAGGAGCAGAGGAAGACGGCAGGCAGCGCAGGCCGGCCACGGCGGGGCGAGCCGGCCTGGGCAGCAGGGGTGGTGGCCTCGGCCGAGGACAGTTCGGAGCGGCGTCGGCGCAGCAGGCCTGGTGACTCCTTGATGAAGGTCAGCTGCCGCCGGAAGCCCGAGCGGTCGGAGGACTCGCTGCCGCTGGAGCGGGCGGAGGCCACGCGCACCAGGCCCAGGCGGCCCCCTCGGGTGCCCGGGCCCACCTCGGCCCCTGCCCGGCCTCT of Vicugna pacos chromosome 22, VicPac4, whole genome shotgun sequence contains these proteins:
- the C22H19orf25 gene encoding UPF0449 protein C19orf25 homolog; the encoded protein is MGSKAKKRVVLPTRPAPPTVEQILEDVRGAPAEDPVFTALAREDSPGPSGRAEDTEAQREQLYQQSRVYVAMNQRLRQAGTRLKQKCEELQRAGQKLEHDVCQVGQVALPGTVATSSG